From Phenylobacterium montanum, the proteins below share one genomic window:
- a CDS encoding zinc-dependent alcohol dehydrogenase family protein — protein MKVAALKAPGGLDKIVIEERPDPRPGPGEVLVRVRASSLNFHDYAVVAGIIKTPDGRIPMSDGAGEVVEVGAGVSVFKPGDKVLSTFFPHWEAGLPAVERMAAVPGDGADGFAAELVAMPAEAFTRQPEGWSFAEAATLPCAALTAWRALVVEARIKPGDVVLTQGTGGVSIFALQLAKAMGARVVATSSSAEKLARLKALGADHLINYKEEPEWGRAAAAWSKGGVDAVVEIGGAGTMSQSITAARLGGHISLIGVLAGWAGEISTATVMAKNITIKGVTVGSKQEQREMIAAVEATGIRPVIDRSFPLEGIAAAFEHQIAQRHFGKICLEF, from the coding sequence ATGAAAGTCGCCGCCCTGAAGGCCCCCGGCGGGCTGGACAAGATCGTCATCGAGGAGCGTCCGGACCCTCGGCCGGGGCCGGGCGAGGTGCTGGTGCGGGTGCGCGCCAGCTCGCTGAACTTCCACGACTATGCGGTGGTCGCCGGGATCATCAAGACGCCCGACGGCCGCATCCCCATGTCCGACGGCGCCGGCGAGGTGGTCGAGGTCGGGGCTGGCGTCTCCGTCTTCAAACCCGGCGACAAGGTCCTCTCGACCTTCTTCCCCCACTGGGAGGCCGGGCTGCCCGCAGTTGAGCGCATGGCGGCGGTCCCGGGGGACGGCGCGGACGGCTTTGCCGCCGAGCTGGTGGCCATGCCGGCCGAAGCCTTCACCCGCCAGCCCGAAGGCTGGTCCTTCGCCGAGGCCGCCACCTTGCCCTGCGCGGCGCTGACCGCGTGGCGGGCCCTGGTGGTCGAGGCGCGGATCAAACCCGGCGACGTGGTGCTGACCCAGGGCACCGGCGGGGTCTCGATCTTCGCCCTGCAGCTGGCCAAGGCCATGGGCGCCCGGGTGGTCGCCACCTCCTCCTCGGCCGAAAAGCTGGCCAGGCTGAAGGCGCTGGGGGCCGATCACCTGATCAACTACAAGGAAGAGCCCGAGTGGGGCCGGGCCGCAGCCGCCTGGTCGAAGGGCGGGGTCGATGCGGTGGTCGAGATCGGCGGGGCCGGGACCATGAGCCAGTCGATCACCGCCGCACGGCTCGGAGGCCATATCTCGCTGATCGGCGTCCTGGCCGGCTGGGCGGGCGAGATCTCGACCGCCACGGTGATGGCCAAGAACATCACCATCAAGGGGGTGACGGTGGGCTCCAAGCAGGAGCAGCGGGAAATGATCGCCGCGGTCGAGGCGACCGGCATTCGTCCGGTGATCGACCGAAGCTTCCCGCTGGAGGGGATCGCCGCCGCCTTCGAGCACCAGATCGCCCAGCGCCATTTCGGCAAGATATGCCTGGAGTTCTGA